The genomic region GGCCTAGCGGTGTCCCTGTCGGGGGTTACTGCTTCAAAAGCGCCGCACAGGCCGTCTTGTAGGCTTCGTGCTGATACTTGTTCAGCGTCCCCGGCAATTCGAAGCCGTGCTTCTTGTGCTGGGCGTTGACGGTCTGCGGCGACAGCAGCGTCACCTCGCAGTGATCCAGCAACTGCAGGATCCCTTCGATCTTGAAGGTGATCGGCCCACCGGCGAATTCGCCTTTCTTGCTGCGTTTCTTGATCACGATCCGCGTGATGCCATTGGCCTCGACAAACGCCCGCAATTGCGCCGCAAACGCCTTGACGCCCGCCGCGTCCTCATCGTCATCCAGGCCGAGCTTCTTGATGGCGACAGCTACATGTTCCGGGTTTGCGCCTTGCAGGCCGGCGAGGGCGAAGATGGCTTCGCTGCCCTTGATTTCAATACCGCAGATAGTCATTTGAGTCCTTGGGGGGGAGTTGGCAAGGTTGAAGCAAGCCCTCTATAGAAGGTCAATGCATGCTGTTACGCAAGTCCAGCATGATCTTGTCGAAGTGGTCGACCCGGATGATGCCCAGCCTGGGGAACTCGAAGTCGAGAATCACGTAGAGCACACAGACCATCACCAGTGCATAACCGAAGATATGCAGCCAGTTGTGTCGGACGCTGCCGGCCATGCCGTAGCCGATGAACAGTGCGCTGACCTGGGTCAGGGCGATCAGCATCAGGTAGATGATCAGCGGCGGGTGGGTTTCCAGGGCGACGCTGCGGGTGGTGGTGATGTCGATCATCGCGTTGAGCGCCTGCAAGAGGCTGACGCCCAGGGTCGGTGTCGGCATTTGCTGCAAACCGGTAATCGCCTGTTTCCAGATATCCAGTTGCAGGGCGTTGGCCTGGGCGCTTTCCTGGCTGGCCAGGTCGATTTCGCTCAGGTCGCGGTAGTAGGCGATGCGCGCGTCGAGGTAGTCGCGAAAGGCCTGGCGCAGGACCGGCTGGCTGGCCGCCGGCAGCAGGTCCAGGCGTAGCCAGGCGGTGCCTATGGCATTGGTTTCCTCGACGATCAGTGTGCGCCGGGTGTCCATGCGCGTGGCCGCGCCGGAGAAGGTGAAGGCGATCAGCAGCGCCAGCAGGCCGAACACCGCGCCTTCGATGGCGCCGATGCCGGTGCGTGCGCCCTCGGGATCAGCGGCCAGATGGCGCGCGCCGACCCGCCGACCGATCTCGATGAACAGCACGATGGCGATGAAAATGAGGCAGGCATACAGCGGAATGGCTGAAAGTGAGCGCATACGAAAATCCTCTGATTATCGTGATCGACTCGCCTGTACAGCCAGTTCAGGGCGTGAGTTGCTGCCTATCAGTTAAGTTTCGTCGTGGGGCTTGTCAAGGCGCTGGCCGCAAACGGCCAGGCCGGATCGGGCAGCGACCTGTCGTTACCCATGCGCGTCATTCCTGCAGCAGCGATTCGAGAAACTCCGAGCGCTCGTCGCTCTTGCTCGCCAGGCAGTCGTTCAGGTCGATGTTGTACGGCTTGCTGCCGATCTTGGCCGGCAGCGGCGCGATGGCACAGTCGGCGTCGCGCGACTGGGTCCAGAGCTGCTGGGCTTTTTGCAGGCGGGCGGTGATATCGGCCTGCTCGGCTTTCTTGCTCGCGTATTGCGACGTCACCCGATCCAGCAAGGCCTGGAAGTTTTCCTTGAGCAACTGATCGGCGGTGTTTTTGTTGTAGGTGGCGCATTCCAGGGTCTGCTGGTCGTCCGCAACCGCGTCGCACGGCGAGGTGTCGGTGTCTTCGGCCGCATGAACACCCACGCTGACAAGGGCCAAGGCCAGGAAAATCGATTTCATTACGGCGTCCTGAAGCTGATAGGGGAACGGTCAACGGCAATTCTGTCTCAAGCCGAATGCAAAGAATAGTCGTACAACGATAAGTGCTTGAGCCTACTGTCTTGATGCCCTTTGTCGCGGATTGACGCTTTCGGCAATTCCCCTGTCGTTTTTGCACCCGGCTCCGACATGGCCTGGGCATATGCTGGGTCCAAAGCGCCGGCAGACGATTCGGCGCATGAATCGCCTAAAAAGGGGACAGCCTGATGAGCCCAGCCGAGTTACACGCCGACAGCATCGTTATCGACGGGCTGATCATTGCCAAATGGAACCGCGAACTGTTCGAAGACATGCGCAAGGGTGGGCTGACCGCCGCCAACTGCACCGTGTCGGTCTGGGAAGGCTTCCAGGCCACCGTCAACAGCATCGCTGCCAGCCAGAAGCTGATTCGCGAGAACAGCGACCTGGTGATGCCGGTACGCACCACCGCCGACATCCGCAAGGCCAAGGAACTGGGCAAGACCGGCATCCTCTTCGGCTTCCAGAACGCCCATGCGTTCGAGGATCAGATCGGCTACGTGGAGATCTTCAAGCAGCTCGGCGTGGGCATCGTGCAGATGTGCTACAACACCCAGAACCTGGTCGGCACCGGCTGCTACGAGCGTGACGGCGGTCTGTCGGGCTTCGGTCGCGAGATCGTCGCCGAGATGAACCGTGTCGGTATCATGTGCGACCTGTCCCACGTCGGTTCCAAGACCAGCGAGGAAGTCATCCTCGAATCGAAGAAGCCGGTGACCTACTCGCACTGCCTGCCTTCGGGCCTGAAAGAGCACCCGCGCAACAAGTCCGACGCGGAACTGAAATTCATCGCCGACCATGGCGGTTTCGTCGGCGTGACCATGTTCGCGCCGTTCCTGGCCAAGGGCATCGAATCGACCATCGACGATTACGCCGAAGCCATCGAGTACGTGATGAATATCGTCGGCGAAGACGCCATCGGCATTGGCACCGACTTCACCCAGGGCCATGGCCAGGAGTTCTTCGAGTACCTGACCCATGACAAGGGCTACGCCCGCCGTCTGACCAGCTTCGGCAAGATCATCAACCCGCTGGGTATCCGCACCGTGGGCGAGTTCCCCAACCTCACCGAGACCCTGCTCAAGCGCGGTCACAGCGAGCGCGTGGTGCGCAAGATCATGGGCGAGAACTGGGTCAACGTGCTCAAGGACGTCTGGGGCGAGTAAGTCCCGCCCCCATCCGCTTTCGATATTTCCCCCTGCGCGCCGGTCGCGCAGGGCGTACGCGGCCTGCCGCAAACAATGAATTCTGGAGTGTTTCCCATGGCTAAAATCGCCCCGCAACTGCCCATCGAAGTCGACAGCGAAACCGGTGTCTGGACCAGCGATGCGTTGCCGATGCTCTACGTGCCACGCCATTTCTTCGTCAACAACCACATGGGCATCGAAGAAGTGCTGGGCGCCGAAGCCTATGCCGAAATTCTCTACAAGGCTGGCTACAAGTCCGCCTGGCACTGGTGTGAAAAGGAAGCCGAATGCCACGGCCTCGAAGGCGTCGCGGTGTTCGAGCACTACATGAAGCGCCTGTCGCAGCGCGGCTGGGGCCTGTTCAAGATCCAGGACATCGACCTCGACAAGGGCACGGCCAGCGTCAAGCTCGAGCACTCGGCGTTCGTCTACGTCTACGGCAAGGTCGGGCGCAAGGTCGACTACATGTTTACCGGCTGGTTCGCCGGTGCCATGGACCAGATCCTCGCCGCCCGTGGCAGCCAGATCCGCACCGTGGCCGAGCAGGTCTATGGCGGTTCCGAAGAGGGCCACGATGATGGCCTGTTCACCGTCAAGCCGCTGTAAGTCGAGGATCGAACCATGGCTTTCGAAGCAATGTTCCAGCCGATCCAGATCGGCAAGCTGACCATCCGCAACCGTGTGCTCAGTACCGCCCACGCCGAGGTGTATGCCACCGACGGCGGGATGACCACTGACCGTTACGTGAAGTACTACGAGGAAAAGGCCAAGGGCGGTATCGGCCTGGCGATCTGCGGCGGTTCGTCGGTGGTCGCCATCGACAGCCCGCAGCAGTGGTGGAGTTCGGTGAACCTGTCCACCGACCGCATCATCCCGCACTTCCAGAACCTGGCCGATGCCATGCACAAGCATGGCGCCAAGATCATGATCCAGATTACCCACATGGGCCGTCGCTCGCGTTGGGACGGCTATCACTGGCCGACCCTGATGTCGCCCTCGGGCGTGCGTGAGCCGGTGCACCGTGCCACCTGCAAGACCATCGAGCCTGAAGAGATCTGGCGGGTGATCGGCAACTACGCCCAGGCTGCACGCCGGGCGAAGGAAGGCGGCCTGGATGGCGTCGAGCTGTCCGCCGTGCACCAGCACATGATCGACCAGTTCTGGAGCCCGCGGGTCAACAAGCGTACCGACGAATGGGGCGGCAGCTTCGAGGGCCGGATGAAGTTCGGCCTGGAAGTGCTCAAGGCCGTGCGCAAGGAAGTCGGTGACGATTTCTGCGTCGGCATGCGTATCTGCGGTGACGAGTTCCACCCGGACGGCCTGTCCCACGAGGACATGAAGCAGATCGCCAAGTACTACGACGACACCGGCATGCTCGACTTCATCGGCGTGGTCGGCTCGGGTTGCGACACCCACAACACCCTGGCCAACGTCATCCCGAACATGAGCTTCCCGCCGGAGCCGTTCCTGCACCTGGCTGCCGGCATCAAGGAAGTGGTCAAGGTCCCGGTGCTGCACGCGCAGAACATCAAGGACCCGAACCAGGCCACCCGTATCCTCGAAGGCGGCTACGTGGACATGGTCGGTATGACCCGTGCGCACATCGCCGACCCGCACCTGATCGCCAAGATCAAGATGGGCCAGGTCGACCAGATCAAGCAGTGTGTCGGCGCCAACTACTGCATCGACCGCCAGTATCAAGGGCTGGATGTGCTGTGCATCCAGAACGCCGCGACCTCCCGTGAATACATGGGCGTGCCGCATATCATCGAGAAAACCACGGGTGCCAAGCGCAAGGTGGTCATCGTCGGCGCCGGCCCTGCCGGTATGGAAGCCGCCCGGGTCGCTGCCGAGCGTGGTCACGAGGTGACCCTGTTCGAGAAGAAGGACAGCATCGGCGGGCAGATCACCACGGCGTCCAAGGCGCCGCAGCGTGACCAGATCGCCGGGATCACCCGCTGGTTCCAGCTGGAGTTGGCGCGGCTGAAGGTCGACCTGCGTCTGGGCACTGCCGCCGACGCGGCAACCATCCTCGACCTGCGTCCGGACATCGTCGTGCTGGCCGTCGGCGGCCATCCGAACCTGGAGCAGAACGAACACTGGGGCGCTGCCGAAGGGCTGGTGGTCAGCAGTTGGGACGTGCTCGACGGCAAGGTCGCACCGGGCAAGAACGTGCTGGTCTACGACACCATCTGCGAATTCACCGGCATGTCGGTGGCCGACTTCCTGGCCGACAAGGGCAGCCAGGTCGAAATCGTCACCGATGACATCAAGCCGGGCGTGGCGATTGGTGGTACGTCGTTCCCGACCTACTACCGCAGCATGTACCCGAAAGAAGTGATCATGACCGGCGACATGATGCTGGAGAAGGTCTATCGCGAGGGCGACAAGCTGGTGGCGGTGCTGGAGAACGAATACACCGGTGCCAAGGAAGAGCGAGTGGTCGACCAGGTGGTGGTGGAGAACGGTGTGCGGCCGGACGAAGCGCTCTACTACGGGCTCAAGGACGGTTCGCGCAACAAGGGCCAGATTGATGTCGAGGCGTTGTTCGCGATCCAGCCGCAGCCATGCCTGAGCCAGCCTGGCGACGGTTATCTGCTGTTCCGTATCGGCGACTGCGTGGCTCAGCGCAACACGCATGCGGCGATCTACGATGCCCTGCGCCTGTGCAAGGATTTCTAACGGCTTGCACATAACCCTGTAGGAGCGAGGCTTGCCCGCGAAGGCGGACCGACATTCAACACCAGTGTCGGCTGACCTATCGCTTTCGCGGGCAAGCCCGCTCCCACGGGAACCGAGTCAGGCATCTCGACCTGCAAGACCCTAGGTCTTTGGGAGCTTCACCATGTTGAACACCCTTCTGCCCATCCTGCTGTTCGCCGCCCTGGGCCTCGCCGTCCTCGGCGCGCTGCGGCGGGTCGCCATGTGGCGCCGCGGCCGACCGTCGAAGGTCGATCTGCTCGGCGGCCTGTTCGCCATGCCCAAGCGCTACATGGTCGATCTGCACCATGTGGTGGCGCGCGACAAATACATCGCCAACACCCACGTCGCCACGGCCGGTGGCGCGGTGGCGTCGATTGTCCTGGCGCTGCTGGTGCACGGTTTCGGCCTGCACAACCGTATCCTCGGCTATGCCTTGCTGCTGATGTCGGCGGTGATGTTCGTCGGCGCGATCTTCGTCTACCGGCGTCGACGCAACCCGCCGTCGCGGCTGTCGAAAGGCCCGTGGATGCGCCTGCCGAAAAGCCTGCTGGCGTTCTCGGCGTCGTTCTTTCTGGTGACCCTGCCGGTGGCCGGGATCCTGCCGGAAGATTTCGGCGGCTGGGTACTGGCGCTGATCCTCGGCCTTGGCGTGCTGTGGGGCGTGTCCGAGCTGTTTTTCGGCATGACCTGGGGCGGGCCGATGAAGCACGCTTTCGCCGGTGCTCTGCACCTGGCCTGGCACCGCCGCGCCGAACGTTTCGGCGGCGGCCGCTCCACCGGCCTCAAGCCGCTGGACCTGAGTGATCCGCAGGCACCGCTGGGGGTGGAAAAACCCAAGGACTTCACCTGGAACCAACTGCTCGGCTTCGACGCCTGCGTGCAGTGCGGCAAATGCGAGGCGGCCTGCCCGGCGTTCGCCGCCGGCCAGCCGCTGAACCCGAAAAAACTCATCCAGGACATGGTCGTCGGCCTGGCCGGCGGTACCGATGCGAAGTTCGCCGGCAGCCCGTATCCGGGCAAACCGATCGGCGAGCATGCGGGTAATCCGCATCAACCGATCGTCAACGGCCTGGTGGACGCCGAGACCCTGTGGTCCTGCACCACCTGCCGCGCCTGCGTCGAGGAATGCCCGATGATGATCGAGCACGTCGATGCCATCGTCGACATGCGCCGGCACCTGACCCTGGAAAAGGGCGCGACGCCGAACAAGGGCGCCGAGGTCCTGGAAAACCTGATCGCCACCGACAACCCGGGCGGTTTCGCCCCTGGCGGTCGGCTGAACTGGGCGGCGGACCTGAACCTCGACCTGCTGGCCGAGAAGCAGAGCACCGACGTGCTGTTCTGGGTCGGCGACGGCGCCTTCGACATGCGTAACCAGCGCACCCTGCGCGCTTTCGTCAAGGTCCTGAAAGCCGCCAAGGTCGACTTCGCCGTCCTTGGCCTGGAAGAACGCGACAGCGGTGACGTGGCCCGTCGCCTGGGTGACGAGGCGACCTTCCAACTGTTGGCCAAACGCAATATCCAGACCCTGGCCAAGTACAGCTTCAAGCGCATCGTCACCTGCGACCCGCACAGCTTCCATGTATTGAAGAACGAGTACGGCGCCTTCGGCGGCAACTACCAGGTGCAGCACCACAGCACCTACCTGGCCGAGCTGATTGGCGCCGGTGCCCTGAACATCGGCCAGCACAAGGGTAACAGCGTGACCTATCACGACCCGTGCTACCTGGGCCGCTACAACGGCGAGTACGAGGCACCGCGCGAAGTCCTGCGGGCTCTGGGGATCGAGGTCAAGGAAATGCAGCGCTCCGGTTTCCGTTCCCGTTGCTGCGGCGGCGGTGGCGGCGCGCCGATCACCGACATTCCCGGCAAGCAGCGGATTCCCGACATGCGCATGGAAGATATCCGCGAAACCGGCGCCGAAGTGGTGGCGGTCGGTTGTCCACAATGCACGGCGATGCTCGAAGGTGTGGTCGAACCTCGCCCGATGATCAAGGACCTGGCCGAACTGGTGGCCGATGCCCTGCTGGAAGAGGCGCCAGCGAGCAAGCCGGCATCCCGGCGTGAACCTGCGGAGGTGCACTGATGAGCGATATTATCCGGCGCGACCCGCGCGCCGAGCGGATCGCCCGCAACCGGCTGCATCCGCTGCACGCGGCGATGCAGCCGGTACAACACAGCTGGATGGGGCCTAACGGGATCATCCGCAAGAATCTCCATGGCGTCGGTTTCATCGGCCCCAACGGCATCAAGCGTATCGACCGCAGCGGCGCCCAGCAGGGCGGCGCGACCAAGCGTTCGGCCAGCGTCGAGGTGCAATTGCCGCTGCATCAGGTGGTGCAGCCGGCGTTCCACATCTGTGTGGTGCCGGACATGGTCGGTGGCCGCTTGAGCAGCCACGACCGCGATCTGCTCGGCCTGGCCCATCAGTTGGCGGGCAAGGACGGTGCGGTACTGGCCGTGGTCTTTGGCGAACACAAGGAAAGCACTTTCGAGACCGCTGGCGTCGATCGCCTGCTGGTGCTTGAAGGCGACGAGTTCAGTGGTTATTCACCGGAGCAAAGGGTCCAGGGCCTGCGGGCTGTGGATAACCAGTTCAGTCCGCGCCACTGGTTGCTGCCGGACAGCCGCAGCGGCGGTGGGGAACTGGGCCGGCGCTTTGCCGCGAGCCTGGGTGAACGGCCGGCCACGCGGGTCTGGCAGGTCAAGGACGGCGAGTGCATCGGCCGTGCCGGCGCCGGCCTGCAGGATTTGGCGCGGCCGTTGGCGAGGCTGATCCTGGCGGCTGCCGAATGTGCCGAATCGGTCAGCGAAACCCGTCACGAAGCCTTGCCCGTGGAGTTATCCACAAGTGTCGTGCGCAGTCTGCCACGCATCGAGGATCTTGGCGCGGTGGCGGTCGACCCGGCGGCGATTCCCATGGCCGAGGCCGAGTTCATTTTCTCCGGCGGCAACGGCGTTCAGGACTGGTCGCTGTTCCACGAGACGGCGGCGGCCCTGGGCGCCACCGAAGGCGCGTCGCGGGTGGCGGTGGACGATGGCTTCATGAGCCGCGATCGGCAGGTCGGGGCCAGCGGTACCTGGGTCACGGCGCGGGTCTATGTCGCCGTGGGGATTTCCGGGGCGATCCAGCACCTGCAAGGCATCGGTGCCTGCGACAAGGTAGTGGCGATCAACCTTGATCCGGGTTGCGACATGATCAAGCGTGCCGACCTGTCGGTGATTGGCGACAGCAACGAGATCTGCCGTGCACTGATCGCCGCAGTGACGGCATATCGCAATGGCGCCAAGCGCGATGCGGCCTAAGGTGGGAACGAATTCATGAACACGAATGTAATCAGCCTGGTGTCGATCGGAGCCCACCCGACTTCCGGCCGCGCCCGCCGCGCCGAGCAGGATGCGCGGGCGGTGGAGTTGGGGCTGCAACTGGCTGGGGATAACTTGCAGGTGGTGCATGCCGGCGATGTCGCCGAGCCGGCGCTGCGCGCTTACCTGGGCATGGGCCTGGACGAATTGCGGGTGCTCGAACAGCCGGCCGGAGCCGATGCGCTGCCGGTGCTGACCGACTACCTGCGCGATGTCGGGGCTCAGGTGGTGCTCACCGGCAGCCAGGCGGAAACCGGCGAAGGTTCGGGGATGTTGCCCTTTCTGTTGGCGGAGAACCTTGGTTGGCCGTTGGTGGTGGGGCTGGCCCAGGTCGAGTCGATCAATGACGGCGTGGCCCAGGTGTTGCAAGCCTTGCCGCGCGGTCAGCGGCGGCGGCTGAAGGTGCGCCTGCCGTTTCTCGCCACGGTGGATAACGCTGCGCCCAAGCCACGTCAGAGTGCCTATGGCCCTGCGCAACGGGGTGTGTTGCAGGCCGAAGAAGTGCAAGTGCTTGAGGATGAGCTGTTCACCGGTGCGCAACTGCAACCGGCCAAGCCCCGGCCCAAGCGCCTCAAGGTGATCAAGGCGAAGAGCGGTGCCGACCGGATGAAAGCCGCCACGGCCAAGGCCAGCGGCGGCGGGGGGCAGGTGCTCAAGGGCGT from Pseudomonas asplenii harbors:
- a CDS encoding DUF3010 family protein, which encodes MTICGIEIKGSEAIFALAGLQGANPEHVAVAIKKLGLDDDEDAAGVKAFAAQLRAFVEANGITRIVIKKRSKKGEFAGGPITFKIEGILQLLDHCEVTLLSPQTVNAQHKKHGFELPGTLNKYQHEAYKTACAALLKQ
- a CDS encoding bestrophin-like domain, which produces MRSLSAIPLYACLIFIAIVLFIEIGRRVGARHLAADPEGARTGIGAIEGAVFGLLALLIAFTFSGAATRMDTRRTLIVEETNAIGTAWLRLDLLPAASQPVLRQAFRDYLDARIAYYRDLSEIDLASQESAQANALQLDIWKQAITGLQQMPTPTLGVSLLQALNAMIDITTTRSVALETHPPLIIYLMLIALTQVSALFIGYGMAGSVRHNWLHIFGYALVMVCVLYVILDFEFPRLGIIRVDHFDKIMLDLRNSMH
- a CDS encoding lysozyme inhibitor LprI family protein, producing MKSIFLALALVSVGVHAAEDTDTSPCDAVADDQQTLECATYNKNTADQLLKENFQALLDRVTSQYASKKAEQADITARLQKAQQLWTQSRDADCAIAPLPAKIGSKPYNIDLNDCLASKSDERSEFLESLLQE
- a CDS encoding dipeptidase, giving the protein MSPAELHADSIVIDGLIIAKWNRELFEDMRKGGLTAANCTVSVWEGFQATVNSIAASQKLIRENSDLVMPVRTTADIRKAKELGKTGILFGFQNAHAFEDQIGYVEIFKQLGVGIVQMCYNTQNLVGTGCYERDGGLSGFGREIVAEMNRVGIMCDLSHVGSKTSEEVILESKKPVTYSHCLPSGLKEHPRNKSDAELKFIADHGGFVGVTMFAPFLAKGIESTIDDYAEAIEYVMNIVGEDAIGIGTDFTQGHGQEFFEYLTHDKGYARRLTSFGKIINPLGIRTVGEFPNLTETLLKRGHSERVVRKIMGENWVNVLKDVWGE
- a CDS encoding DUF5943 domain-containing protein encodes the protein MAKIAPQLPIEVDSETGVWTSDALPMLYVPRHFFVNNHMGIEEVLGAEAYAEILYKAGYKSAWHWCEKEAECHGLEGVAVFEHYMKRLSQRGWGLFKIQDIDLDKGTASVKLEHSAFVYVYGKVGRKVDYMFTGWFAGAMDQILAARGSQIRTVAEQVYGGSEEGHDDGLFTVKPL
- the dgcA gene encoding dimethylglycine demethylation protein DgcA, with amino-acid sequence MAFEAMFQPIQIGKLTIRNRVLSTAHAEVYATDGGMTTDRYVKYYEEKAKGGIGLAICGGSSVVAIDSPQQWWSSVNLSTDRIIPHFQNLADAMHKHGAKIMIQITHMGRRSRWDGYHWPTLMSPSGVREPVHRATCKTIEPEEIWRVIGNYAQAARRAKEGGLDGVELSAVHQHMIDQFWSPRVNKRTDEWGGSFEGRMKFGLEVLKAVRKEVGDDFCVGMRICGDEFHPDGLSHEDMKQIAKYYDDTGMLDFIGVVGSGCDTHNTLANVIPNMSFPPEPFLHLAAGIKEVVKVPVLHAQNIKDPNQATRILEGGYVDMVGMTRAHIADPHLIAKIKMGQVDQIKQCVGANYCIDRQYQGLDVLCIQNAATSREYMGVPHIIEKTTGAKRKVVIVGAGPAGMEAARVAAERGHEVTLFEKKDSIGGQITTASKAPQRDQIAGITRWFQLELARLKVDLRLGTAADAATILDLRPDIVVLAVGGHPNLEQNEHWGAAEGLVVSSWDVLDGKVAPGKNVLVYDTICEFTGMSVADFLADKGSQVEIVTDDIKPGVAIGGTSFPTYYRSMYPKEVIMTGDMMLEKVYREGDKLVAVLENEYTGAKEERVVDQVVVENGVRPDEALYYGLKDGSRNKGQIDVEALFAIQPQPCLSQPGDGYLLFRIGDCVAQRNTHAAIYDALRLCKDF
- the dgcB gene encoding dimethylglycine demethylation protein DgcB, which codes for MLNTLLPILLFAALGLAVLGALRRVAMWRRGRPSKVDLLGGLFAMPKRYMVDLHHVVARDKYIANTHVATAGGAVASIVLALLVHGFGLHNRILGYALLLMSAVMFVGAIFVYRRRRNPPSRLSKGPWMRLPKSLLAFSASFFLVTLPVAGILPEDFGGWVLALILGLGVLWGVSELFFGMTWGGPMKHAFAGALHLAWHRRAERFGGGRSTGLKPLDLSDPQAPLGVEKPKDFTWNQLLGFDACVQCGKCEAACPAFAAGQPLNPKKLIQDMVVGLAGGTDAKFAGSPYPGKPIGEHAGNPHQPIVNGLVDAETLWSCTTCRACVEECPMMIEHVDAIVDMRRHLTLEKGATPNKGAEVLENLIATDNPGGFAPGGRLNWAADLNLDLLAEKQSTDVLFWVGDGAFDMRNQRTLRAFVKVLKAAKVDFAVLGLEERDSGDVARRLGDEATFQLLAKRNIQTLAKYSFKRIVTCDPHSFHVLKNEYGAFGGNYQVQHHSTYLAELIGAGALNIGQHKGNSVTYHDPCYLGRYNGEYEAPREVLRALGIEVKEMQRSGFRSRCCGGGGGAPITDIPGKQRIPDMRMEDIRETGAEVVAVGCPQCTAMLEGVVEPRPMIKDLAELVADALLEEAPASKPASRREPAEVH
- the etfA gene encoding electron transfer flavoprotein subunit alpha — protein: MSDIIRRDPRAERIARNRLHPLHAAMQPVQHSWMGPNGIIRKNLHGVGFIGPNGIKRIDRSGAQQGGATKRSASVEVQLPLHQVVQPAFHICVVPDMVGGRLSSHDRDLLGLAHQLAGKDGAVLAVVFGEHKESTFETAGVDRLLVLEGDEFSGYSPEQRVQGLRAVDNQFSPRHWLLPDSRSGGGELGRRFAASLGERPATRVWQVKDGECIGRAGAGLQDLARPLARLILAAAECAESVSETRHEALPVELSTSVVRSLPRIEDLGAVAVDPAAIPMAEAEFIFSGGNGVQDWSLFHETAAALGATEGASRVAVDDGFMSRDRQVGASGTWVTARVYVAVGISGAIQHLQGIGACDKVVAINLDPGCDMIKRADLSVIGDSNEICRALIAAVTAYRNGAKRDAA
- the etfB gene encoding electron transfer flavoprotein subunit beta; amino-acid sequence: MNTNVISLVSIGAHPTSGRARRAEQDARAVELGLQLAGDNLQVVHAGDVAEPALRAYLGMGLDELRVLEQPAGADALPVLTDYLRDVGAQVVLTGSQAETGEGSGMLPFLLAENLGWPLVVGLAQVESINDGVAQVLQALPRGQRRRLKVRLPFLATVDNAAPKPRQSAYGPAQRGVLQAEEVQVLEDELFTGAQLQPAKPRPKRLKVIKAKSGADRMKAATAKASGGGGQVLKGVSAEAGAEAILKLLVEEGVVR